The nucleotide window TAAACCACGCGGTATAACCCGGGGGATGTTATCTATAAATCCTCCTCCGGTTATATGGACTATTCCGGTTAAAGACGTCCGGTAATCTTTGCTCTTCACAAGAGAAAGCACGGGTTTGGTGTAAATTCTGGTAGGTCTTAAAAATTCATTTGAATTGTTTTTAAGCTCTTTTTTCGAAAAAAGTTTTCTTACCAGGGAATACCCGTTAGAATGCAGGCCTGAAGACGCCAGGCCAATAACCTTATCGCCCATTTTTATCTTAGAGCCATCGATTATCTGCCCTTTTTCAACAATGCCGACACAAAAACCCGAAAGGTCATACTCCCCGGCTTTATAAAAATCAGGCATCTCTGCGGTTTCTCCGCCGAGCAATGCGCAACCGGCATCCTTACATCCTCTGGCTATACCTTTTACTACATCAAGTAAGACGGACTGATCGATTCTACCGGTGGCTATATAATCCAAAAAAAATAACGGCTCAGCCCCGCAGCAAAGACAGTCATCAACATTCATTGCCACCAGATCAATACCTACTGTATCATGTTTATTCGTCAGGAAGGCAAGTTTTAATTTTGTACCTACACCATCGGAAGAAGATACTAAAACCGGATTTTTATATGTTTTGGAGATTTCAAAGAATCCCCCAAATGAACCTATCCGGCCTAAGACCCCTTTTCGTTCAGTAGATTTAACTATTTTGCTTAATTTATCGACAAAAAGGTTTGCTTTATCGATATCAACTCCGGCCTTTTTATAGGTTAAGGTGGGCATTTTTTGATTTAGCTAAAAAGTATTTTTAACGCAGATTCTCGCAGATCTGCGTTCCAAAATTTTCATTGTAATTTTCTGGTTTAACAATTTTTCAGAACCCGCTTCATAACTTCCTGATAGGTCTCTTCAATCTGGCCAAGGTCTCTTCTGAATCTATCCTTGTCCATTTTTTTCCCGGTTTCTTTATCCCACAATCTACAGGTATCCGGAGAAATCTCATCAGCTAAGATAACCCTTCCCTGAAATCTGCCAAATTCAAGCTTAAAATCAACCAGCTCCAGGTCAATCCTGCTGAAATAATCTATCAATAATCTGTTTATTTTAAAAGTCATATCCTGTATCCGGGAGAGTTCCTCCGGGCTGGCCAGATTTATAGCCGCGATATGATATTCGTTAATTAAGGGATCGTGTAAACTATCATCTTTATAGTGATATTCCAGGACTGGTTCTTGTAACGCCCTGCCTTCTTCTATCCCTAATAGCTTGGCCATTCCACCGGCCACTCGATTGCGGATAGTAACCTCTATCGGTAAAATCTCCACTTTTTTAACCAGCATTTCCCTGTCATTCAACAACTCGACAAAATGGGTTTCTACTCCCTCCACCTCTAAAAATTTAAATACAGCTGTTGAGATTTTATTATTACAAAGGCCTTTATCTGTAATACTACCCTTCTTTGTAGCATCAAAGGCGGTGGCGTCGTCTTTAAATGACTGGATAAGCTGGGTAGGCTCTGCGGTCTCGTAGAGTATCTTGGCTTTACCTTCGTATATTTTTTTACCTTTTTCCATTTTGTTATCTTCTTTCGCTTTTTTTAAATCTTTAATTTTTTATACATCCAATCAATATTTTTGGTGTGATAGGATAAATCGAAGCAGGCGGAAACTTCCCCTGGTTCTAAATACCGGCTAAGCTCTTTATCTGAAAGGAGCTGCTCCTTATAATCCTTTTCTTTTTCTTCCTTCCATGTTTTCATTGCGTTACGCTGAATAATCCGATAAGCATTTTCTCTTGAAAGGCCTTTTTTGATCAACTCAAGCATCAGCCGCTCGGAAAACACCAGGCCTTTTGTCCGCTCAAGATTCTGCCGCATATTTTCAGGGTAAACCGTAAGGCCCTTTACTATGTCTATTGCTTTGTTCAAGATATAATCCAGGATAATCGTGCTGTCGGGCAAGACTACTCTTTCTGCAGAAGAATGCGAAATGTCCCGCTCGTTCCAGAGGGTAATATTTTCAACCCCCACAATCATATTTCCTCTTAAGACCCTGGCCAGACCGCATATCCTTTCTGAAATGATCGGGTTTCTTTTGTGGGGCATGGCAGAAGAGCCTTTCTGGCCGCTGGAAAAGGGCTCTTCAGCTTCCCGGATCTCTGTCCTCTGTAAGGACCTTATTTCAGTAGCAAGCCTTTCCAGTGTTCCGGCAATAATAGCTATGGTAGAAAGAAATTCGGCGATCCTGTCCCTTGAGACGACCTGGGTAGAAAGGACGGACGGCTTCAGTCCTAATTTCTTACAGACATATGCCTCGACAGACGGATCTACGTTTGCGAATGTGCCTACGGCACCGGAAACCTTGCCGACACTTATAACCTCTCTTGCCCTCTTCATCCTCTCCAGGTTCCTCTCCATCTCTACAGCGAAAAGGGCCACCTTGAGGCCAAAGGTGGTGGGTTCAGCGTGTATTCCGTGGCTTCTTCCAACACAAACTAATTGTTTATATTTTCTGGCCTTTGACCTTAAAGCAAGAATAAGCCGTTTTATATCTTCAATGATAATATCTCCCGCCTCCTTCATCTGTACTGCCTGGGCAGTATCCAAGGCATCGTAAGAGGTAAGACCATAGTGAAGGTACCTTGCCGACGGCCCTACGTATTCGGCAACATTAGTCAAAAAAGCAATTGTTTCATGCCTGACTTTTTTCTCGATCTTGCGAATGCGGCCGATATTAAATCTTGCCTTCTTTTTTATAATAACGGCATCCTTGCGGGGTATCTTGCCGCTTTCCGCCAAGGCCTCAACAGCTAAAATCTCTACCTCTAACCATTTCCTGAACTTATTATCTTCTTCCCATATTTTACCCATATTAGGAAGGGTATACCGCTTAATCATCGCCAATTCCCCTGTTTTGTTAAGTTTTCTTGACTTTCACCGAGGCTGATTATATAATGAGGGGTGTTTTAAGTCAAGCAAAACATACGAGGTTTCTGAAAAACTATTCTTTAACGCTAATCTTACTCGCTAATTACCGCTAATTAGCGTAAATTAGCGTCTTAAAGGACTTTTTCATCAATCTTCATACTCATGGAGGATACAAAATGGCCGAAGAACAAAAGACTATTCCAGACAAAGAACCCGAGAAAGAACAAAAACCCGAAACAAAGCCGGAGACAAAGCCGGAAGAACAAAAGCCGGCTCCGCAGGAAAAAACCAAACAAGAAAAACAACCCGAGACAAAACCGGAGGAAAAAGAAAAAAAGCAGGCTCCTCCCAAAATAGAAAAGCCAAATAATTGTTCACAATGCAACAAACCCTTAAGTCAAAAATCCTGGTATTATAGAAACGGCAGATATTTTTGCGGTAAGAAATGCTGGAAGACCTCTGTGAATAAGGCCAAGGCTGAGGCTGAAGCAAAAAGCAAGGCTGAGGCTGAAGCAAAAGCCAAGCAGGTTGAGACTAAAGCCAAAGAGGCAAAAGATAAAGAAGTTGAAAATAAAGTTAAAGAAGAAAAAAAGTAACCTAAGATGAGTTTTTTTCACCAGCTTGTATCTCTACATCAAGCCAGTTTTCCGGCGGTACTAAAGGACAAACGTAATCCTCATTATAAGCACAAAACGGGTTGTAGGCCCTGTTGAAATCAAGAGCCCATTTTTCGTTACGATTAACATCCCCTTCCGGCAGAAGATCAAGATAACGCCCCGCTCCATAAGTTTCTTTACCGGATGTCTTATCCCGAAAAGGAACAAATAACCGCTGATTATCAGCATCAACCTTATAAGCCTGGATCGCACATTCTTTATCATCAATTTTGAAACGAAATTCTCCCCATCTGACAAACTTTCGTATTTCACCCCGAGTATCCTCTACATTCAACGTCTTTTTTTCGTTGTGTTCGTGAAGGCCGAGCTCAAACCGGTAGCTTTGATTTAAAGAATAATAGTTAAGCCCTTCAAATTTAAAACGGTTTTCAAGCGGTATTGGTGAGTTAGGATCAACGATAAAAAATTCGTCCTTTTCCCTGCGTTCTTTCTCAACCTGCTCTTTCCATTTAAAAATTTCCATTTTTAACTAATCCTTTCTTCGTTACTTCAACTTCTCGAGCTCCTCCAAGGTCTTTTCTGCAATAACCTTTTCTTTATTGAAATACTTTTTCATCCTTTTTAAGCATTTATCTTTTTCTGCCGGATTCCCGCCAAGGTATTTTGCGCAATCTTCCATACATCTCTTTGTCATCTCTAGATTAGCTTTTACATTCTCGGGTATTTTTTCACTATCGTGTTTCACTGCACCTTGCGGACACACACTGTGGCAGGTACCACAATGAATACATTCATCCATATTTATTTTTGCTTTT belongs to Candidatus Omnitrophota bacterium and includes:
- the purM gene encoding phosphoribosylformylglycinamidine cyclo-ligase, producing MPTLTYKKAGVDIDKANLFVDKLSKIVKSTERKGVLGRIGSFGGFFEISKTYKNPVLVSSSDGVGTKLKLAFLTNKHDTVGIDLVAMNVDDCLCCGAEPLFFLDYIATGRIDQSVLLDVVKGIARGCKDAGCALLGGETAEMPDFYKAGEYDLSGFCVGIVEKGQIIDGSKIKMGDKVIGLASSGLHSNGYSLVRKLFSKKELKNNSNEFLRPTRIYTKPVLSLVKSKDYRTSLTGIVHITGGGFIDNIPRVIPRGLGVEVYKNSWQIPAVFLEIKQRAGLDMHQMFRTFNMGVGMALIVRSKDAGHTVKHLRKRFKLACRVIGKIVRGNKEVKIS
- the purB gene encoding adenylosuccinate lyase, with the translated sequence MIKRYTLPNMGKIWEEDNKFRKWLEVEILAVEALAESGKIPRKDAVIIKKKARFNIGRIRKIEKKVRHETIAFLTNVAEYVGPSARYLHYGLTSYDALDTAQAVQMKEAGDIIIEDIKRLILALRSKARKYKQLVCVGRSHGIHAEPTTFGLKVALFAVEMERNLERMKRAREVISVGKVSGAVGTFANVDPSVEAYVCKKLGLKPSVLSTQVVSRDRIAEFLSTIAIIAGTLERLATEIRSLQRTEIREAEEPFSSGQKGSSAMPHKRNPIISERICGLARVLRGNMIVGVENITLWNERDISHSSAERVVLPDSTIILDYILNKAIDIVKGLTVYPENMRQNLERTKGLVFSERLMLELIKKGLSRENAYRIIQRNAMKTWKEEKEKDYKEQLLSDKELSRYLEPGEVSACFDLSYHTKNIDWMYKKLKI
- the purC gene encoding phosphoribosylaminoimidazolesuccinocarboxamide synthase, whose product is MEKGKKIYEGKAKILYETAEPTQLIQSFKDDATAFDATKKGSITDKGLCNNKISTAVFKFLEVEGVETHFVELLNDREMLVKKVEILPIEVTIRNRVAGGMAKLLGIEEGRALQEPVLEYHYKDDSLHDPLINEYHIAAINLASPEELSRIQDMTFKINRLLIDYFSRIDLELVDFKLEFGRFQGRVILADEISPDTCRLWDKETGKKMDKDRFRRDLGQIEETYQEVMKRVLKNC
- a CDS encoding 4Fe-4S binding protein produces the protein MPWVDIEKCTGCRICVEKCPIDAISVKDEKAKINMDECIHCGTCHSVCPQGAVKHDSEKIPENVKANLEMTKRCMEDCAKYLGGNPAEKDKCLKRMKKYFNKEKVIAEKTLEELEKLK
- a CDS encoding DUF1684 domain-containing protein, coding for MEIFKWKEQVEKERREKDEFFIVDPNSPIPLENRFKFEGLNYYSLNQSYRFELGLHEHNEKKTLNVEDTRGEIRKFVRWGEFRFKIDDKECAIQAYKVDADNQRLFVPFRDKTSGKETYGAGRYLDLLPEGDVNRNEKWALDFNRAYNPFCAYNEDYVCPLVPPENWLDVEIQAGEKNSS